One Rubinisphaera margarita DNA window includes the following coding sequences:
- a CDS encoding carboxypeptidase regulatory-like domain-containing protein has translation MTLFAMRSLPQLVLGSALLVLTGCGSADESELTELVPVSGQVYLDGQPLARAGVTFLPQEAGMGRPCFGTTDESGMFVLQDAAERSGCPVGLCKVVVTKFARPDGSPLPPDMDGASAAAEGIEHIPPQYSNAEKTVLEAIVPESGDEFTFQLTNSPSGKRARRPGA, from the coding sequence ATGACGCTCTTTGCAATGCGGAGTCTACCACAGTTGGTTCTGGGTTCGGCTCTTCTGGTTCTGACTGGTTGCGGTTCGGCTGATGAAAGCGAGCTGACTGAACTGGTCCCGGTTTCCGGCCAGGTGTATCTGGATGGACAACCTCTGGCCCGTGCGGGAGTCACCTTTCTTCCGCAGGAAGCCGGTATGGGGCGACCCTGTTTTGGGACGACCGATGAGTCTGGCATGTTCGTCCTGCAGGATGCCGCGGAACGCTCAGGCTGTCCGGTCGGTCTCTGCAAAGTGGTTGTGACGAAATTCGCCCGACCCGATGGAAGTCCGCTTCCGCCCGACATGGACGGAGCCAGTGCCGCGGCTGAAGGAATCGAACACATTCCCCCTCAATACAGCAATGCGGAAAAAACCGTTCTTGAAGCCATCGTTCCCGAATCCGGGGATGAGTTCACGTTCCAGCTGACGAATTCTCCCAGCGGGAAACGTGCCCGTCGCCCAGGTGCCTGA
- the ruvB gene encoding Holliday junction branch migration DNA helicase RuvB: MARKTVVTGSEQQAPEPEPVRKSPEFSIDNPELDDDLRPQSLKEVIGQRKVIERVRIMLEAAQTRGDALGHLLLEGPPGLGKTTLAMVLPKELGSDFQITSGPTLRAPKDLLPYLTRASEKSVLFIDEIHRLPPAVEEFIYPAMEDFRVDIALGDGLNARTVNMSLKPFTIVGATTRSGMLTAPLRDRFVNRAHFDFYEHDDLTTLLIRNARKLRTELTEDAAQEIATRSRGTPRKANNLLRWTRDFAQVRQKAGPISGDVAREALAMIEIDAIGLEEMDRRYLMTLITVFTGGPAGIQAIGHSMNVPPDTLEDEVEPFLLRQGFIQRTPRGRMVTAAAWEHLKIPPLK; the protein is encoded by the coding sequence ATGGCGCGCAAAACGGTAGTCACTGGATCGGAACAGCAGGCTCCTGAACCCGAACCGGTCAGGAAATCACCCGAGTTCTCGATCGATAATCCGGAACTCGATGACGATCTGCGGCCCCAGTCTCTGAAAGAAGTCATCGGCCAGCGAAAGGTCATCGAGCGAGTCCGCATTATGCTCGAAGCGGCCCAGACCCGGGGAGATGCTCTGGGACATCTGCTGCTCGAAGGCCCTCCGGGACTGGGCAAAACGACTCTGGCCATGGTCTTGCCGAAAGAACTCGGCAGCGACTTCCAGATTACCTCCGGCCCGACATTACGGGCTCCCAAGGATCTGCTCCCGTATCTCACCCGGGCCAGCGAGAAATCGGTGCTCTTCATCGACGAAATTCACCGGCTGCCGCCAGCGGTTGAAGAATTCATCTATCCGGCCATGGAGGACTTCCGCGTCGACATCGCTCTGGGCGACGGGCTGAACGCGCGGACCGTCAACATGAGCCTGAAGCCGTTCACCATCGTGGGAGCAACCACGCGCAGCGGCATGCTGACCGCTCCGCTGCGGGATCGGTTTGTGAATCGGGCTCACTTTGATTTCTACGAACACGACGATTTAACGACCCTCCTGATCCGCAACGCTCGGAAACTTCGCACGGAGCTGACCGAGGACGCCGCCCAGGAAATTGCCACCCGCAGTCGGGGTACGCCTCGCAAAGCCAACAACCTCCTTCGCTGGACGCGGGATTTCGCGCAGGTCCGACAGAAAGCCGGTCCGATTTCCGGCGACGTGGCTCGCGAAGCCCTTGCGATGATCGAGATTGATGCCATCGGCCTCGAGGAGATGGATCGTCGTTACCTGATGACGCTGATCACCGTTTTTACCGGCGGACCGGCCGGGATCCAGGCGATCGGCCATTCCATGAACGTCCCGCCCGACACGCTCGAAGACGAAGTCGAACCGTTTCTCCTTCGCCAGGGATTCATCCAGCGGACTCCCCGCGGCCGCATGGTCACAGCAGCCGCCTGGGAACATCTGAAGATTCCCCCGCTGAAGTAA
- a CDS encoding MFS transporter: MDDSIEPVADDTEYRRELTGLSFLALLATQFFTAFNDNLFRWLVVPIGQNILGDSEALAWGAVLFTLPYLIFAPTAGFLADRFAKRKVIIACKFVEIAVMLLGVAAIWYSNIYLLMFLVFCMGTQSALFSPAKIGAIPELLSVRALSEGNGLMAMVTIAACALGTFAGLKIYDLNYEAGVLIALWPIAVALLGIAVVGFFVSLLVYTNPAADPSRKWTLNPIEEFRPSLRRLFCDPPLARTALGIAFFYFLAILYQVNIDAFGEHTLLLTKGDIALLMPMLVLGIGVGSVAAGWMSGGIIQLGMVPVGAMGIAFSTMYLGIMGWGVDPANAGPEFQTTAIWLFVLGALGSFFYIPLESFLQHRSPNAVRGSILSATNALTNGFMLLAMAMFYILRETLDLSPPWVFFIAGLLTLPVIVASFAFHAVDFCRFLLRTIFNCMYSVHLHGFDKIPEDRGALLVPNHVSWMDGPLLCGFAPRFVRFMIYSDHTRRPVLNQFAALFRVIPLSPTDGPKAIIKSLKDARNSVQSGELVCIFPEGGISRTGRLMTFNKGVLKIVQGTDVPVYPMYIHGMWGSRLSYRGGGLFKSPWRWRRRIDIYVGDAQTNVENPGQLRQAVEEIAATSMQDQMVRQPVLARQFVQQCRSSLFRNKAADSSGAELTGGKLLAATIAFKRVLQREVFHEDEQRVGVLLPPSVGGVLANTALALCDKVSVNLNYTLDDAVMNHCIHDAGLKHVLTSKKFLEKKPMELNADFVFLEDLKEHVTGVDRLLGALQAYLLPAGIIERIHGLDRIELDDCLTIIYTSGSTGEPKGVMLSQLNVLSNVAAVDYMFTLKKDDTLIGVLPFFHSFGYTISMWLVLAMKPAGAYHFNPLDSRQVGKLAEKYRGTIILATPTFLRSYCKRVTPEQFQHLWLVVVGAEKLPVDLAECCQEQYGVSPIEGYGSTEMSPLVAANQLDYQDSVTTQQANRLGTVGQCVPGVFAKVVDPETYEERPLETEGLLFVTGPNVMLGYLNQPQKTAEVVIDGWYNTGDFARIDQNGFITLTGRQSRFSKIGGEMVPHIRIEETLNTILNRICPLEGDAEEGMPLIRLAVTAVPDEKKGERIVVLHLPLGEACEKLIRETHQCDLPNLWLPSKDSYIEVDEIPLLGTGKMDLKGIKVLALERCSPVGSSAED, translated from the coding sequence ATGGATGATTCGATCGAACCAGTGGCCGACGACACTGAATATCGTCGGGAGCTGACCGGACTCAGCTTCCTGGCCCTGCTGGCGACGCAGTTTTTCACGGCTTTCAACGACAACCTGTTTCGCTGGCTGGTCGTGCCGATCGGGCAGAACATTCTTGGCGACAGCGAAGCTCTCGCCTGGGGAGCTGTTCTGTTCACACTTCCGTATCTGATCTTCGCTCCGACAGCGGGGTTCCTTGCCGACCGGTTCGCCAAACGCAAGGTGATCATCGCCTGCAAGTTCGTCGAAATCGCAGTTATGCTGCTTGGCGTGGCGGCGATCTGGTACTCGAATATCTATCTGCTGATGTTCCTCGTGTTCTGCATGGGAACCCAGAGCGCACTGTTCTCGCCCGCCAAAATTGGGGCCATTCCGGAGCTTCTCTCCGTTCGTGCGCTCTCGGAGGGCAATGGGCTGATGGCGATGGTGACCATTGCCGCCTGTGCTCTGGGAACTTTTGCCGGACTGAAGATCTACGACCTCAATTACGAAGCGGGCGTGCTGATCGCCCTCTGGCCCATCGCGGTGGCTCTGTTGGGAATCGCGGTTGTCGGCTTTTTCGTCAGTCTGCTGGTTTACACGAATCCGGCTGCAGATCCGAGCCGGAAGTGGACGCTGAATCCGATCGAAGAATTCCGTCCCAGTCTGCGGCGTCTGTTCTGTGATCCTCCGCTGGCCCGGACCGCCCTCGGCATTGCGTTCTTCTACTTCCTGGCGATTCTGTATCAGGTGAACATCGACGCCTTCGGCGAGCATACGCTGCTGTTGACCAAGGGCGATATTGCCTTGCTGATGCCAATGCTCGTGCTGGGCATTGGTGTGGGAAGTGTAGCCGCCGGCTGGATGTCGGGCGGAATTATCCAGTTGGGAATGGTGCCAGTTGGAGCGATGGGCATCGCGTTTTCGACGATGTACCTCGGCATCATGGGGTGGGGCGTCGATCCGGCCAACGCGGGACCGGAGTTTCAGACCACAGCGATCTGGCTCTTTGTGCTCGGAGCTCTCGGGAGCTTCTTCTATATCCCGCTCGAATCGTTCCTGCAGCATCGCAGCCCGAATGCCGTACGTGGCTCCATCCTTTCGGCGACCAACGCGCTCACCAACGGCTTCATGCTGCTGGCGATGGCGATGTTCTACATCCTCCGGGAAACACTCGATCTCAGCCCCCCCTGGGTCTTTTTCATCGCTGGTCTGCTGACGCTTCCGGTAATCGTCGCGAGTTTCGCCTTCCATGCCGTCGATTTCTGTCGTTTCCTGCTGCGGACCATTTTCAACTGCATGTATTCGGTGCACCTGCATGGGTTCGACAAGATTCCGGAGGACCGTGGGGCTCTGCTGGTTCCCAATCATGTCTCGTGGATGGACGGACCGTTGCTGTGCGGGTTCGCTCCACGATTTGTACGGTTTATGATTTACTCGGACCATACCCGCAGACCCGTGCTGAACCAGTTTGCGGCACTGTTTCGCGTCATTCCCCTGTCTCCCACCGATGGCCCGAAAGCGATCATCAAATCGCTCAAGGATGCACGAAACAGCGTGCAGAGCGGGGAACTGGTCTGCATCTTCCCGGAAGGGGGGATCTCGCGGACCGGGCGGCTGATGACCTTCAACAAGGGGGTTCTCAAAATCGTTCAGGGGACCGACGTACCGGTTTACCCGATGTACATTCACGGCATGTGGGGCAGCCGGCTCAGCTATCGCGGGGGAGGATTATTCAAGAGCCCGTGGCGCTGGCGTCGTCGCATCGACATCTATGTCGGTGACGCTCAGACCAATGTCGAAAACCCTGGCCAGTTGAGACAGGCCGTCGAAGAGATTGCCGCGACGTCGATGCAGGATCAAATGGTTCGTCAACCGGTCCTGGCCCGTCAGTTCGTGCAGCAGTGTCGCAGCAGCCTGTTCCGCAACAAGGCCGCCGATTCGTCGGGAGCCGAACTGACCGGTGGCAAGCTGCTGGCGGCGACAATCGCCTTCAAACGGGTGTTGCAGCGGGAAGTCTTTCATGAAGACGAGCAGCGCGTCGGCGTTCTGTTGCCCCCCTCTGTGGGCGGCGTTCTGGCGAATACTGCGCTCGCTCTCTGCGACAAGGTCTCGGTGAACCTGAATTATACACTCGACGATGCGGTCATGAATCACTGCATTCACGATGCCGGCCTGAAGCACGTCCTCACCAGCAAAAAGTTCCTCGAAAAGAAGCCGATGGAACTCAATGCCGATTTCGTCTTTCTCGAGGATCTCAAAGAGCATGTGACCGGCGTCGACCGGTTGCTTGGGGCATTGCAGGCCTATCTGTTACCGGCTGGCATCATCGAACGGATACATGGCCTCGACCGGATCGAACTCGATGACTGCCTGACGATCATTTACACGTCCGGCTCCACCGGAGAGCCCAAGGGCGTCATGCTGTCGCAGTTGAATGTGCTCTCCAATGTCGCCGCAGTGGACTACATGTTCACGCTGAAGAAAGACGATACGCTGATTGGCGTGCTGCCCTTCTTCCATTCGTTCGGCTATACGATTTCCATGTGGCTTGTGCTGGCGATGAAGCCGGCTGGGGCCTATCACTTCAATCCGCTCGATTCGCGACAGGTCGGAAAGCTGGCCGAGAAGTATCGCGGAACGATCATTCTGGCCACGCCAACGTTCCTTCGCTCCTACTGTAAGCGAGTCACACCGGAACAGTTCCAGCATCTGTGGCTGGTCGTCGTGGGAGCCGAGAAGCTTCCGGTCGATCTGGCTGAGTGTTGTCAGGAACAATACGGCGTGAGCCCGATTGAAGGGTACGGTTCCACGGAGATGTCTCCTCTGGTCGCGGCGAATCAGCTGGACTATCAGGACAGCGTCACCACGCAGCAGGCAAACCGACTGGGCACGGTCGGGCAGTGCGTTCCGGGCGTGTTCGCCAAAGTGGTCGATCCCGAAACATATGAGGAACGGCCACTTGAAACGGAAGGCCTGCTCTTCGTGACCGGACCGAACGTGATGCTCGGTTATCTGAACCAGCCGCAGAAGACCGCTGAAGTCGTGATCGACGGCTGGTACAACACGGGAGACTTCGCTCGTATCGACCAGAACGGCTTCATCACACTGACAGGTCGTCAGAGTCGCTTCTCCAAAATCGGCGGCGAGATGGTGCCGCACATTCGCATCGAAGAGACGCTGAACACGATTTTGAACCGGATTTGCCCGCTTGAAGGCGACGCGGAAGAGGGAATGCCTCTGATTCGCCTCGCCGTCACAGCCGTCCCCGATGAGAAAAAGGGCGAGCGCATTGTCGTCCTGCATCTGCCTCTGGGAGAAGCTTGCGAAAAACTGATTCGCGAAACCCACCAATGCGATCTGCCCAACCTGTGGCTGCCTTCCAAAGACAGCTATATCGAGGTCGATGAGATCCCTCTGCTCGGCACCGGAAAAATGGACCTGAAGGGCATCAAAGTGCTGGCCCTGGAACGCTGCTCGCCAGTCGGTTCATCCGCCGAAGACTAA
- a CDS encoding dihydrodipicolinate synthase family protein, producing the protein MTPHEMIVPNRKIRGFSAILLPFTSTGAVDWPGFEAHVERTAAAGLAPAVNMDTGYGNLIDTTLKTEVLSRTREIVSGGDYVAGAFVGDRPEEAFREEEYAREMQLIDSFGGIPVLFQSYGLTAGSDAEIAERYRRLGQYTDRYIGFELGTMFAPFGKIYSLDLYRSLLGIPQCIGAKHSSLSRRLEWDRLLLRNEVRPDFLVLTGNDLAIDMVIYGSDYLLGLSTFAPDLFALRDKFWLEGNDEFYELNDTLQYLGHFAFRVPVPAYKHNAAQFLHLRNWIETDETHPDSARRPESDRFVLQEILDRMERWL; encoded by the coding sequence ATGACTCCTCATGAGATGATCGTTCCGAACCGTAAGATTAGAGGATTCTCGGCAATCCTGCTACCGTTTACTTCGACCGGAGCGGTGGACTGGCCTGGATTTGAAGCGCACGTTGAACGCACGGCCGCCGCCGGACTGGCGCCCGCCGTGAATATGGACACTGGCTACGGAAATCTGATTGACACGACGCTTAAAACGGAAGTCCTGTCACGAACTCGCGAGATCGTTTCTGGGGGCGATTATGTCGCCGGAGCATTCGTGGGCGACCGGCCGGAAGAAGCTTTTCGCGAAGAGGAATACGCTCGTGAGATGCAGCTGATTGACAGCTTTGGCGGAATCCCCGTTCTGTTTCAGTCGTACGGACTGACCGCCGGAAGTGATGCCGAGATCGCCGAGCGTTATCGCAGGCTCGGACAATATACGGATCGCTACATCGGCTTCGAACTGGGAACGATGTTCGCCCCGTTCGGGAAGATTTATTCACTCGATCTTTATCGCAGTCTGCTCGGCATCCCCCAATGTATTGGAGCCAAGCATTCCTCGCTCTCACGTCGGCTGGAGTGGGATCGCCTGTTACTGCGTAACGAGGTCCGTCCCGACTTCCTCGTGCTCACCGGCAACGATCTGGCGATCGACATGGTGATATACGGCTCCGATTATCTTCTCGGCCTGTCGACCTTTGCCCCCGATCTGTTCGCCCTGCGGGACAAGTTCTGGCTTGAGGGGAACGACGAGTTTTACGAACTCAACGACACCCTGCAGTACCTCGGCCACTTTGCGTTTCGCGTTCCCGTTCCGGCCTACAAGCACAACGCCGCCCAGTTCCTGCACCTGCGGAACTGGATTGAAACCGACGAAACTCACCCCGACAGCGCTCGCCGCCCGGAGTCCGATCGATTCGTCCTGCAGGAAATTCTCGACCGGATGGAACGCTGGCTGTAG
- a CDS encoding bifunctional GNAT family N-acetyltransferase/carbon-nitrogen hydrolase family protein, giving the protein MPALDLSEFEWKTILRPLRKDDYDAIVEMQKVCFPGMHPWMREQIESQINIFPEGQIAVEIDGQLVATSSSLILQYDPDMAWYDWKKVADDGYIRNHNIRGDTLYGIEIMVHPDFRGMKLARRLYDARKELCRELNLRRMIIGGRIPGYGKHAEQMSARQYVDQVCAKQKFDPVLTAQIANGFALQGLLPNYFPSDEASRGYATFLEWRNLDYMPTTKRRSSHVIEPIRLAVVQYALRTITGFDEFARQCEFFIDTASEYHSDFVLFPELFTTQLLSCTNVTRPGHAARHLAEYTPQYLDLFTEMAVRYDINVIGGSQFVVENGTLFNVSYLFRRDGTLGKQYKIHVTPSERKWWGVAPGSKVEVFDTDCGRVAILICYDIEFPELVRIAANKGAQIIFVPFNTDTRHGYLRIRHCSLARCVENHMYVAVSGCTGNLPFVENSDIHYAQSAIFTPADAEFARDAIAAETNANIETMIIHDVDLEQSRRHKLMGSVQNFNDRRTDLYKVVYQEDGEEHKI; this is encoded by the coding sequence ATGCCGGCTCTCGACCTCAGCGAATTTGAGTGGAAAACCATCCTGCGTCCTCTGCGCAAGGACGATTACGATGCGATTGTCGAGATGCAGAAGGTATGCTTCCCGGGGATGCATCCCTGGATGCGCGAGCAGATTGAGAGTCAGATCAACATCTTTCCCGAAGGACAGATCGCGGTCGAAATCGACGGTCAACTCGTCGCGACGTCCAGCAGTCTGATTCTGCAGTACGACCCGGATATGGCCTGGTACGACTGGAAGAAGGTTGCCGACGATGGCTACATCCGCAATCACAATATTCGCGGCGATACCCTGTACGGGATCGAGATCATGGTCCATCCCGATTTTCGGGGCATGAAGCTCGCCCGGCGCCTGTACGACGCCCGCAAGGAGCTTTGCCGCGAGCTGAATCTGCGTCGCATGATCATTGGCGGACGAATCCCCGGTTATGGCAAGCACGCCGAGCAGATGTCGGCCCGGCAGTACGTCGATCAGGTTTGTGCTAAACAGAAGTTCGACCCGGTGCTGACCGCTCAGATCGCCAATGGCTTCGCGCTGCAGGGGCTGCTGCCGAATTACTTTCCCAGCGATGAAGCCTCCCGCGGTTACGCCACCTTCCTGGAATGGCGAAACCTCGACTATATGCCGACGACGAAACGTCGCTCGAGCCATGTGATTGAGCCGATCCGCCTGGCCGTCGTTCAGTATGCCCTGCGGACAATTACGGGCTTCGACGAGTTTGCCCGGCAGTGTGAGTTCTTCATCGACACGGCTTCAGAATATCACAGCGACTTCGTCCTGTTTCCGGAGCTGTTCACGACTCAATTGCTTTCCTGCACGAACGTGACCCGCCCGGGGCATGCCGCCCGGCACCTCGCCGAATACACGCCGCAGTATCTCGATCTGTTCACGGAAATGGCCGTCCGCTACGACATTAATGTCATCGGCGGATCTCAATTCGTGGTGGAGAACGGGACCCTCTTCAACGTGTCGTATCTGTTCCGCCGCGATGGAACTCTCGGCAAGCAGTATAAAATTCACGTCACGCCGAGTGAGCGGAAATGGTGGGGCGTGGCTCCCGGCAGCAAGGTCGAAGTGTTCGACACCGACTGCGGCCGAGTCGCAATTCTCATCTGCTACGACATCGAATTCCCGGAACTCGTCCGCATCGCGGCCAACAAGGGAGCTCAGATTATTTTCGTGCCCTTCAATACCGATACCCGGCACGGATACCTGCGGATCCGTCACTGCTCGCTGGCCCGTTGCGTTGAAAATCACATGTACGTGGCGGTTTCGGGCTGTACCGGCAACCTGCCGTTCGTGGAGAACTCCGACATTCACTACGCCCAGTCGGCGATCTTTACACCGGCTGATGCCGAGTTCGCCCGCGATGCGATTGCCGCTGAGACGAACGCCAACATCGAAACGATGATCATTCACGACGTCGATCTGGAGCAGTCCCGTCGGCACAAGCTGATGGGAAGCGTGCAGAACTTCAACGACCGTCGTACGGACCTGTACAAGGTCGTCTACCAGGAAGACGGCGAGGAGCACAAGATCTGA
- a CDS encoding putative molybdenum carrier protein — protein MTSTFPLQRIVSGGQTGVDRAALDVALELGIPCGGWCPAGRRAEDGAIPDRYPLQCTEEWRYDVRTEANIRDTDGTLIIAASPLTGGTKLTRDLARRMDKPLLILPAKTLFAAEMIEPWLKDHKISLLNVAGPRESTCPGIYRQTVQLLLQWLTPRSDQVR, from the coding sequence ATGACTTCAACGTTCCCCCTGCAGAGGATTGTTTCCGGCGGTCAGACGGGTGTCGACCGGGCGGCTCTCGATGTTGCACTGGAACTCGGAATCCCCTGTGGCGGCTGGTGTCCTGCCGGCCGCCGTGCGGAAGACGGGGCAATTCCCGATCGCTATCCGCTGCAATGCACGGAAGAATGGCGGTACGATGTCCGGACGGAAGCCAATATCCGCGATACCGACGGGACGCTGATTATCGCCGCCTCTCCGCTGACTGGCGGCACGAAACTGACGCGCGACCTGGCTCGGAGGATGGATAAGCCGTTGCTGATCCTTCCGGCAAAGACATTATTCGCTGCGGAGATGATTGAACCGTGGCTGAAAGACCATAAAATCTCCCTGTTAAATGTTGCCGGGCCCCGCGAATCGACCTGTCCCGGCATCTACCGGCAGACAGTTCAGCTTCTGTTGCAGTGGCTTACACCCCGAAGTGATCAGGTCCGTTGA
- the ettA gene encoding energy-dependent translational throttle protein EttA, translated as MAQQYIFQIENLTRIYDEKAVLENIWLAFYPGAKIGVLGRNGSGKSTLLRIMAGRDKDYMGTAEPAKGIKIGYFEQEPPLDPEKTVGECVEDGVAESRAILDRYNEINMKFGEEMTPEEMEALIEEQAKVQDKIDAANLWELDRQLEIAADALRLPPAEAMVKTLSGGEKRRVALCQLLLQNPDILLLDEPTNHLDAESVAWLELFLDKFPGTVVAVTHDRYFLDNVAGWILELDRGRGLPYEGNYSSWLEQKQKRLAVEEKRESRRQKELKQELEWAKMSPKARATKNKARLQRLDELQSQGYDEHEGAADIQIPITKPLGDLVVNFKGVSKAFGDRVLFEDLEFNLPRGGIVGVIGPNGAGKTTLFKLINGTEQPTTGEIRIGETVDLAYVDQSRDALEGKKTVYEEISGGHDTIDIGRAKIHARAYCGRFNFKGSDQQKFVGDLSGGERNRVHLAKLLRSGGNLLLLDEPTNDLDVETLRSLEEGLSSFAGCAMVTSHDRWFLDRIATHILAFEGDGKVYWFEGNYKMYEIQRNERLGEQTEKPARTQFKPITR; from the coding sequence ATGGCACAGCAATACATCTTTCAGATTGAGAATCTGACCCGTATCTACGACGAAAAGGCCGTTCTCGAGAACATCTGGCTGGCCTTCTATCCTGGAGCGAAAATCGGCGTGCTTGGCCGAAACGGTTCCGGGAAAAGTACGCTGCTTCGCATTATGGCAGGCCGCGATAAGGACTACATGGGAACAGCCGAGCCCGCCAAGGGCATCAAAATCGGCTACTTCGAGCAGGAACCGCCGCTCGATCCCGAGAAAACGGTGGGCGAATGCGTGGAAGACGGCGTCGCCGAATCGCGGGCGATTCTCGACCGCTACAACGAAATCAACATGAAATTCGGCGAAGAGATGACGCCGGAAGAAATGGAAGCTCTTATCGAGGAGCAGGCCAAGGTTCAGGACAAGATCGACGCCGCAAACCTGTGGGAACTCGATCGTCAGCTCGAAATCGCAGCCGATGCTCTGCGTCTGCCGCCGGCAGAGGCGATGGTGAAGACTCTCTCCGGGGGGGAAAAACGCCGGGTGGCTCTCTGCCAGCTGTTGCTGCAGAACCCGGACATTCTCCTGCTGGACGAACCGACTAACCACCTCGACGCTGAGTCGGTTGCCTGGCTGGAACTGTTCCTCGACAAGTTCCCCGGGACTGTCGTCGCGGTGACCCACGATCGGTACTTCCTCGACAACGTGGCAGGCTGGATTCTCGAACTCGACCGCGGTCGCGGTCTTCCCTACGAGGGGAACTACTCGTCCTGGCTGGAGCAGAAACAGAAACGGCTCGCCGTCGAAGAGAAACGGGAGTCGCGTCGCCAGAAGGAGCTGAAGCAGGAACTCGAATGGGCGAAGATGTCGCCCAAGGCCCGGGCCACCAAGAACAAGGCTCGTCTGCAGCGTCTCGACGAACTGCAGAGTCAAGGTTACGACGAGCACGAAGGTGCAGCCGATATCCAGATCCCGATCACCAAACCGCTCGGCGATCTGGTCGTCAACTTCAAGGGTGTCTCGAAGGCCTTTGGCGATCGCGTGCTGTTCGAAGACCTCGAATTCAACCTGCCTCGCGGGGGAATTGTCGGCGTGATCGGCCCGAACGGAGCCGGCAAGACGACGCTGTTCAAGTTGATCAATGGCACCGAACAGCCGACGACCGGCGAGATTCGCATTGGCGAAACAGTCGACCTGGCTTATGTCGATCAGTCCCGCGATGCCCTCGAAGGCAAGAAGACCGTCTACGAAGAAATCAGCGGCGGTCACGATACGATCGATATCGGCAGAGCGAAGATCCACGCCCGCGCCTACTGCGGCCGCTTCAACTTCAAGGGAAGTGATCAGCAGAAGTTCGTTGGCGACCTGTCCGGCGGGGAACGCAACCGGGTTCACCTCGCCAAGCTGCTTCGTTCAGGTGGAAATCTCCTGCTGCTGGATGAACCGACTAACGATCTCGATGTCGAAACATTGCGGTCTCTCGAAGAAGGCCTCAGCAGTTTTGCCGGCTGTGCCATGGTCACCAGCCACGACCGCTGGTTCCTGGACCGGATCGCGACCCACATCCTGGCTTTCGAAGGCGACGGCAAGGTTTACTGGTTCGAAGGCAACTACAAGATGTACGAGATCCAGCGTAACGAACGCCTCGGCGAACAGACTGAAAAGCCGGCAAGAACCCAGTTCAAGCCGATTACGCGATAA